A single region of the Streptomyces sp. ITFR-16 genome encodes:
- a CDS encoding PA14 domain-containing protein: MPTAIPSNVVHRVATSRHPSSQGGSVRIDKRLILFLAAVVGTAGLSAVPAASAAGQDPGATSEVQGLKGEYYTQSAPGAFDFGELKATGFDPSIDFPTLESRLVSATGQADDASIRWTGKIVPEKTGSHTFSMIGDNGFRLWIGGKPVIDHWVDDWEKEQTSQPVELTAGQAYDFKVEYFEHEGGSNLHLKWTEPGGSKVPVPQSAFRLPDDYAYDGAIGATVLADGRTLKLDFAQKLGKLPAGLVNHLDAVIGGAEWPLGAVRADPEDPRSLTVALKEPVVGNKAGDATGLADIRYDGDGALAGEDGKQVGAFWSSGPNHSTYQLRTEWADEVGPKNALPEYPRPQLTRDNWQNLNGSWEFAAAKAGERPPVGRKLGEKILVPYPVESQLSGIERHEDRMWYRRTFTVPKDWKVGSGKRLQLNFGAVDWQSEVYVNGRKVTEHKGGYDKFSADVTDALKPGRTQELIVGVYDPTDAADGENPPMGKQRLDPSGIWYTPSSGIWQTVWMEPVAADHADSLKITPDVPGGSVSVEARGVRNGVPVTATVYDGKRKVGTATGRTGSALKVRVPHAHLWSADDPHLYQLKVTVGSDRVGSYFGMRSIAVEKVDGTPRTVLNGKPVFLMATLDQGFWPDGLHTAPTDEALAYDLKMHKAMGFNSVRKHIKVEPDRWFYWADKLGLMVWQDMPAMNTVNPSAAARTEYEHEMKEMIDEHSSHPSVVMWVTFNEGWGQYDEARIADQAKSWDPTRLVNSMSGINLGVDGGTGDIIDEHGYPSPALPKPDGRRALVSGEYGGLGLAVPGHAWAVQQSYIAVDPATYTDDYLTKLDEVHALACKGSNGAVYTQISDVEGELNGLLTYDRKVVKPDVKRVHDAQQALIRDASKPVVTGCPAS; this comes from the coding sequence ATGCCAACTGCCATTCCTTCCAACGTTGTACATCGTGTTGCAACGAGCCGCCACCCTTCCTCACAAGGAGGATCCGTGCGCATCGACAAGAGACTGATTCTGTTCCTGGCAGCCGTCGTCGGGACCGCCGGCCTGTCCGCCGTACCGGCCGCTTCGGCAGCCGGGCAGGACCCCGGAGCCACCAGCGAGGTGCAGGGGCTGAAGGGGGAGTACTACACCCAGTCCGCCCCGGGCGCCTTCGACTTCGGGGAGCTCAAGGCCACCGGCTTCGACCCCTCGATCGACTTCCCGACCCTCGAATCGCGGCTGGTCTCCGCCACCGGGCAGGCCGACGACGCGAGCATCCGGTGGACCGGGAAGATCGTCCCGGAGAAGACCGGCAGCCACACCTTCTCGATGATCGGGGACAACGGCTTCCGGCTCTGGATCGGCGGGAAGCCGGTCATCGACCACTGGGTCGACGACTGGGAGAAGGAACAGACCTCCCAGCCCGTCGAGTTGACCGCCGGTCAGGCCTACGACTTCAAGGTCGAGTACTTCGAGCACGAGGGAGGCTCCAACCTCCATCTCAAGTGGACCGAACCGGGCGGCAGCAAGGTGCCCGTCCCGCAGTCCGCCTTCCGGCTGCCGGACGACTACGCCTACGACGGGGCCATCGGCGCCACCGTCCTCGCCGACGGCCGCACCCTCAAGCTCGACTTCGCGCAGAAGCTCGGGAAGCTGCCGGCCGGTCTGGTCAACCACCTGGACGCCGTGATCGGCGGGGCCGAATGGCCGCTCGGCGCGGTCAGGGCCGACCCCGAGGACCCGCGCAGCCTGACCGTCGCCCTCAAGGAGCCGGTCGTCGGGAACAAGGCCGGTGACGCCACCGGCCTGGCCGACATCCGCTACGACGGCGACGGCGCCCTGGCCGGCGAGGACGGCAAGCAGGTCGGCGCCTTCTGGTCGAGCGGGCCCAACCACTCCACGTACCAGCTGCGCACGGAGTGGGCCGACGAGGTGGGGCCGAAGAACGCCCTGCCCGAGTACCCGCGCCCCCAGCTGACCCGCGACAACTGGCAGAACCTCAACGGCTCCTGGGAGTTCGCCGCCGCCAAGGCGGGGGAGCGTCCCCCGGTGGGCCGGAAGCTCGGCGAGAAGATCCTCGTCCCGTACCCGGTCGAGTCGCAGCTCTCCGGGATCGAGCGGCACGAGGACCGGATGTGGTACCGCCGGACCTTCACCGTCCCGAAGGACTGGAAGGTCGGCTCGGGCAAGCGCCTCCAGCTCAACTTCGGTGCCGTCGACTGGCAGTCCGAGGTGTACGTCAACGGCCGCAAGGTCACCGAGCACAAGGGCGGCTACGACAAGTTCAGCGCCGATGTCACCGACGCGCTGAAGCCGGGCCGCACCCAGGAGCTGATCGTCGGCGTTTACGACCCGACGGACGCTGCGGACGGCGAGAACCCGCCGATGGGCAAGCAGCGCCTGGACCCCAGCGGCATCTGGTACACCCCGTCCTCGGGCATCTGGCAGACCGTCTGGATGGAGCCGGTCGCGGCCGACCACGCGGACTCGCTGAAGATCACCCCCGATGTCCCGGGCGGCAGTGTCTCGGTCGAGGCGCGCGGCGTACGCAACGGCGTCCCGGTCACGGCGACCGTGTACGACGGCAAGCGCAAGGTGGGCACGGCCACCGGCCGGACCGGCTCCGCGCTGAAGGTGCGCGTCCCGCACGCGCACCTGTGGTCCGCCGACGACCCGCACCTCTACCAGCTGAAGGTGACCGTCGGGTCCGACCGGGTCGGCAGCTACTTCGGCATGCGGTCCATCGCCGTGGAGAAGGTGGACGGCACCCCGCGCACGGTCCTCAACGGCAAGCCGGTGTTCCTGATGGCCACCCTCGACCAGGGGTTCTGGCCGGACGGCCTGCACACCGCGCCCACCGACGAGGCCCTCGCGTACGACCTGAAGATGCACAAGGCGATGGGCTTCAACTCGGTCCGCAAGCACATCAAGGTCGAGCCCGACCGCTGGTTCTACTGGGCGGACAAGCTGGGCCTGATGGTCTGGCAGGACATGCCGGCGATGAACACCGTCAACCCGTCGGCCGCCGCGCGCACCGAGTACGAGCACGAGATGAAGGAGATGATCGACGAACACTCCAGCCACCCGTCCGTCGTCATGTGGGTCACCTTCAACGAGGGCTGGGGCCAGTACGACGAGGCACGCATCGCCGACCAGGCCAAGTCCTGGGACCCGACCCGGCTGGTCAACAGCATGTCCGGGATCAACCTCGGCGTGGACGGCGGCACCGGCGACATCATCGACGAGCACGGCTACCCGAGCCCGGCGCTGCCGAAGCCGGACGGTCGACGGGCCCTCGTCAGCGGGGAGTACGGCGGTCTCGGTCTCGCCGTGCCCGGCCACGCCTGGGCCGTGCAGCAGTCGTACATCGCGGTCGACCCGGCCACCTACACCGACGACTACCTCACCAAGCTCGACGAGGTGCACGCGCTCGCCTGCAAGGGCAGCAACGGTGCGGTGTACACGCAGATCTCCGACGTGGAAGGCGAGCTGAACGGTCTGCTCACCTACGACCGCAAGGTCGTCAAGCCCGATGTGAAGCGGGTCCACGACGCCCAGCAGGCGCTCATCCGCGACGCGTCGAAGCCGGTCGTGACGGGCTGCCCCGCGAGCTGA
- a CDS encoding response regulator, with the protein MNTPVQPIEVLLVEDDPGDELMTREAFQDNKIRNNLHVARDGEEALDFLYRRGAHSGAPRPDLILLDLNLPKYDGRQVLEQIKQDPELALIPVVVLTTSSAEEDILRSYKLHANAYVTKPVDLDQFIAAVRQIDDFFVTVVRLPGRA; encoded by the coding sequence GTGAACACCCCTGTGCAGCCCATCGAGGTCCTTCTCGTCGAGGACGACCCGGGCGACGAGCTGATGACGCGCGAGGCGTTCCAGGACAACAAGATCCGCAACAACCTCCATGTGGCCCGCGACGGCGAGGAGGCGCTCGACTTCCTCTACCGCCGCGGCGCCCACAGCGGTGCGCCCCGCCCGGACCTGATCCTGCTGGACCTGAACCTGCCCAAGTACGACGGCCGCCAGGTGCTGGAGCAGATCAAGCAGGACCCGGAGCTCGCGCTGATCCCCGTGGTCGTCCTGACGACGTCCTCCGCCGAGGAGGACATCCTGCGCAGCTACAAACTCCACGCCAACGCCTATGTCACCAAGCCGGTCGACCTCGACCAGTTCATCGCGGCGGTGCGCCAGATCGACGACTTCTTCGTGACCGTGGTGCGGCTTCCCGGACGCGCGTAA
- a CDS encoding (2Fe-2S)-binding protein produces the protein MDESEVASMGAFFALRAVAPEDGGHLALARVYAGRAAPLTTRIDTVAERLGTPERRVAASVAHLGLAARLWSTALGPAALAGRFPDLRAEVLHWDPAGQAPDDLWTVSAEPLPGTAARIRDVVLHGHLVPLAEEVRRDTAVSFGLLWGNAGSALAGAVRQLVTWARAHGRPEAAARARALAAELFDDPLLRDAGAPHGPGYRRRTCCLYYRTPGGGLCGDCVFDSAPGRPARPR, from the coding sequence ATGGACGAGTCCGAAGTCGCCTCGATGGGCGCGTTCTTCGCCCTGCGGGCGGTGGCGCCCGAGGACGGCGGACACCTTGCGCTGGCCCGGGTGTACGCGGGCCGCGCAGCGCCGCTCACCACCCGGATCGACACCGTCGCCGAGCGTCTTGGCACGCCCGAGCGCCGGGTGGCCGCCTCGGTCGCGCACCTGGGTCTGGCCGCCCGGCTGTGGTCCACCGCGCTCGGCCCGGCGGCGCTCGCGGGCCGCTTCCCCGATCTGCGGGCGGAGGTCCTGCACTGGGACCCGGCCGGGCAGGCGCCGGACGACCTGTGGACGGTGTCGGCCGAGCCGCTGCCCGGCACGGCCGCCCGGATCCGGGACGTCGTCCTGCACGGCCATCTCGTGCCCCTCGCCGAAGAGGTCCGCCGCGACACGGCCGTCTCCTTCGGGCTGTTGTGGGGCAACGCGGGTTCCGCCCTGGCCGGAGCCGTACGCCAGCTGGTCACCTGGGCGCGCGCCCACGGCCGGCCCGAGGCCGCCGCCCGTGCCCGCGCGCTGGCGGCCGAGCTCTTCGACGACCCCCTCCTGCGCGACGCCGGCGCCCCGCACGGCCCCGGTTACCGCCGCCGCACCTGCTGCCTCTACTACCGCACTCCGGGCGGGGGCCTGTGCGGCGACTGCGTCTTCGACAGCGCGCCCGGCCGGCCCGCGCGGCCTCGCTGA
- a CDS encoding MarR family transcriptional regulator — protein sequence MPHRTGLPYRLERVSEDVCAASELLEVLWGRGQEAAPPGTVSPSQLRALLVIEKQEGSNLRSLGEALGSRAPSVSRLCDRMEAMGLVQRDPSPTSRREVELRLTGQGRALLQEYRAIRTRELSAVLEQMQPADVSALAAGLAAFRSAASQRLTSGRGPADRLRDDIADSA from the coding sequence ATGCCCCACCGCACCGGACTCCCCTACCGCCTTGAGCGGGTGTCCGAGGACGTCTGTGCCGCCTCGGAACTGCTGGAGGTGCTGTGGGGCCGAGGCCAGGAGGCCGCCCCTCCGGGCACGGTCTCTCCCTCGCAGCTGCGGGCCCTGCTCGTCATCGAGAAGCAGGAGGGCAGCAACCTCCGCTCGCTCGGTGAGGCGCTCGGCTCGCGCGCTCCTTCGGTCAGCAGGCTCTGCGACCGGATGGAGGCGATGGGCCTCGTCCAGCGCGATCCGAGTCCGACGAGCCGGCGTGAGGTCGAGCTGCGGCTGACCGGCCAGGGCCGGGCCCTGCTCCAGGAGTACCGCGCGATCCGTACGCGTGAGCTCTCCGCCGTGCTGGAGCAAATGCAGCCCGCCGATGTGTCGGCACTCGCGGCGGGGCTGGCCGCCTTCCGCTCGGCCGCGTCGCAGCGGCTCACCTCCGGCCGGGGCCCGGCCGACCGGCTCCGCGACGACATCGCGGACAGCGCCTAG
- a CDS encoding PP2C family protein-serine/threonine phosphatase, which produces MNARNEIERAVRAAAPHALVETVRDALAGTYGARSVQLLLADYGMTVLKPVVPTPGHERTLSMHNSPQGRAFGSQRPHEEPAGDGGLVDHHFPVTVRGERLGVLTVRLPAGPPVPQTMDELAHVADLLGHEIIVAERGTDHYQRARRITRLTLAAEMQWQLLPARAFTAAEYAIGAQLEPAYAIHGDNFDWAADGDQLTVAVTNGMGEGIQASLLTNLAVNALRNARRAGIGIADQAALADQALYDQHRGSAHVSTLLLRFDLATGTVGAVDAGSPQLWRLRGRTVTRMDLDAQLPLGMFEESQYVVQDFRVRPGDRLLLVSDGVYDAVSPAGEAYVERGLARAVLATRLLPAASVPGAVLRELADYRASEPLDDALVVCIDWFGRVRS; this is translated from the coding sequence GTGAACGCCCGCAACGAAATCGAGAGAGCCGTACGCGCCGCAGCACCCCACGCCCTGGTTGAGACGGTGCGCGACGCGCTCGCCGGCACATACGGCGCCCGGTCCGTGCAGCTGCTGCTGGCGGACTACGGGATGACCGTCCTCAAGCCGGTCGTGCCCACCCCGGGGCACGAGCGGACCCTGTCGATGCACAACAGCCCGCAGGGCCGGGCCTTCGGCAGCCAGCGCCCGCACGAGGAGCCGGCCGGCGACGGCGGCCTGGTCGACCACCACTTCCCCGTGACCGTGCGCGGCGAGCGCCTCGGCGTCCTCACCGTCCGCCTCCCGGCAGGCCCGCCCGTCCCGCAGACCATGGACGAGCTGGCCCATGTGGCCGACCTCCTGGGCCACGAGATCATCGTCGCCGAACGCGGCACCGACCACTACCAGCGGGCCCGCCGGATCACCCGCCTCACCCTCGCCGCCGAGATGCAGTGGCAGCTGCTGCCCGCCCGCGCGTTCACCGCGGCCGAGTACGCCATCGGCGCCCAGCTGGAACCGGCCTACGCCATCCACGGCGACAACTTCGACTGGGCCGCCGACGGCGACCAGCTGACCGTCGCCGTGACCAACGGCATGGGCGAGGGCATCCAGGCCTCGCTGCTCACCAACCTCGCCGTGAACGCGCTGCGCAACGCCCGCAGGGCCGGTATCGGCATCGCGGACCAGGCGGCCCTGGCCGACCAGGCGCTCTACGACCAGCACCGGGGCAGCGCCCATGTCTCGACCCTGCTGCTCCGCTTCGACCTGGCCACCGGCACGGTCGGCGCGGTGGACGCGGGCTCGCCGCAGCTGTGGCGGCTGCGCGGCCGGACGGTCACGCGGATGGACCTGGACGCCCAGCTCCCGCTGGGCATGTTCGAGGAGTCGCAGTACGTGGTGCAGGACTTCCGGGTGCGCCCGGGGGACCGGCTGCTGCTCGTCAGCGACGGGGTGTACGACGCGGTGTCGCCCGCCGGCGAGGCGTATGTCGAACGGGGGCTGGCCAGGGCCGTCCTCGCGACCCGGCTGCTGCCGGCGGCCTCGGTGCCCGGGGCCGTACTGCGTGAACTGGCGGACTACCGTGCCTCGGAACCGCTCGACGACGCCCTCGTCGTCTGCATCGACTGGTTCGGCAGGGTCAGGAGCTGA
- a CDS encoding GH92 family glycosyl hydrolase, which translates to MHRTPRPRLRGPAAVLAAAALLGGVLTTGASAEAAPRTDGRLTDLVNPFIGTQNEGNTYPGASVPFGMVQLSPDTGHNTGYDYGENHIRGFSSVHLSGVGCGLGGDLPILPTTGDVTETDYAKYAAEFSHDDEKASPGYYKVGLKTGIDAELTATQRTGVQRYTFPATDKANVLLNAGQSLHRTLSSKVEILDNRTVRTAITGSGFCQDTKPYTVYTVTHFDRPFTTSGTWNGDTVTEGSKKSSATDARNGAWLRFDTSKDRTVEATTALSYVDARGAALNLRAEGGRSFDRVERAAQRSWEDRLEGVKAQGGSDELRRTFYSSLYRSFLAPNIGSDVDGRYTGWDQKKHRAVSAKGTFTYYQNWSLWDTYRTQAQLLSLLAPRESRDMAISVLRIDAESGWLPKWGYGTVETNIMTGDPVTPFLTNAYQQGLLKGYEEEAYRALKKNADGVPPTASAPVGREANAEYLKDGFAPYIKDRPHAKPGDSDYDHGASATLEYALSDGMLAEMARDLGHRADAARYGARAQNYRKIFDASTGFFRARDASGAFTGPADPAESEGFHEGTSWQYQWMVPQDIPGMVDLIGGKDAANQRLDSFFAYDKLLADPAKTAREVWVNGPYAYYNADKYNPQNEPDLIAPYTYLSTGQPWKTTDVVHAALTLFTNGPTGMTGNDDLGTMSAWMVLSSIGVFPVQPGTDTWGLSTPAFERVDITLDRKYYPRGRLTVSAPGASDTDRYIQSARLDGAPQARTYLTTDDIRSSRSLSFTVGAEPSAWGTSPEDAPPALG; encoded by the coding sequence ATGCACCGGACCCCACGGCCGCGCCTTCGCGGCCCGGCGGCCGTACTCGCCGCCGCCGCGCTCCTGGGCGGTGTCCTCACCACCGGGGCCTCGGCCGAGGCCGCGCCGCGGACCGACGGCCGGCTGACCGACCTGGTCAACCCGTTCATCGGCACCCAGAACGAGGGCAACACCTACCCCGGCGCCTCCGTGCCCTTCGGCATGGTGCAGCTCTCCCCGGACACGGGCCACAACACCGGCTACGACTACGGCGAGAACCACATCCGCGGCTTCTCCTCGGTCCATCTCTCCGGCGTCGGCTGCGGGCTCGGCGGCGATCTGCCGATCCTGCCCACCACCGGGGACGTCACCGAGACCGACTACGCGAAGTACGCGGCCGAGTTCAGCCACGACGACGAGAAGGCGAGCCCCGGCTACTACAAGGTCGGGCTCAAGACCGGCATCGACGCCGAACTGACGGCGACCCAGCGCACCGGGGTGCAGCGCTACACCTTCCCGGCCACCGACAAGGCCAACGTCCTGCTCAACGCGGGCCAGTCGCTGCACAGGACGCTCTCGTCCAAGGTCGAGATCCTCGACAATCGCACGGTGCGCACCGCGATCACCGGCAGCGGCTTCTGCCAGGACACCAAGCCCTACACGGTCTACACCGTCACCCACTTCGACCGGCCCTTCACCACCTCCGGCACCTGGAACGGCGACACCGTCACCGAGGGCTCGAAGAAGTCCTCGGCCACCGACGCCCGCAACGGTGCCTGGCTGCGCTTCGACACCAGCAAGGACCGCACGGTCGAGGCCACCACCGCCCTGAGCTACGTCGACGCCCGGGGCGCCGCGCTCAACCTCCGCGCCGAGGGCGGCCGCAGCTTCGACCGCGTCGAGCGTGCCGCCCAGCGCAGCTGGGAGGACCGCCTCGAAGGAGTGAAGGCCCAGGGCGGCAGCGACGAACTGCGCCGCACCTTCTACTCCTCGCTCTACCGGTCCTTCCTCGCGCCCAACATCGGCAGCGACGTGGACGGCCGCTACACCGGCTGGGACCAGAAGAAGCACCGCGCTGTTTCCGCCAAGGGAACGTTCACCTACTACCAGAACTGGTCGCTCTGGGACACCTACCGCACCCAGGCCCAGCTGCTCTCGCTGCTCGCCCCGCGCGAGTCCCGCGACATGGCGATCTCCGTCCTGCGGATCGACGCCGAGAGCGGCTGGCTGCCCAAGTGGGGCTACGGCACGGTCGAGACGAACATCATGACCGGTGACCCGGTCACCCCCTTCCTCACCAACGCCTACCAGCAGGGCCTGCTGAAGGGGTACGAGGAGGAGGCGTACCGCGCCCTGAAGAAGAACGCCGACGGAGTGCCGCCCACGGCCTCCGCGCCGGTCGGCCGCGAGGCCAACGCCGAATACCTCAAGGACGGCTTCGCCCCGTACATCAAGGACCGCCCGCACGCCAAGCCCGGCGACTCCGACTACGACCACGGCGCCTCCGCCACCCTGGAGTACGCCCTGTCCGACGGCATGCTCGCCGAGATGGCCCGCGACCTCGGCCACCGCGCCGACGCCGCGCGCTACGGGGCCCGCGCCCAGAACTACCGGAAGATCTTCGACGCGTCGACCGGCTTCTTCCGCGCCCGTGACGCGTCCGGCGCCTTCACCGGCCCCGCCGACCCGGCCGAGAGCGAGGGCTTCCACGAGGGCACGTCCTGGCAGTACCAGTGGATGGTGCCGCAGGACATCCCCGGCATGGTCGACCTGATCGGCGGCAAGGACGCCGCGAACCAGCGGCTCGACTCCTTCTTCGCCTACGACAAGCTCCTCGCCGACCCGGCGAAGACGGCCCGTGAGGTGTGGGTCAACGGCCCGTACGCGTACTACAACGCCGACAAGTACAACCCGCAGAACGAGCCCGACCTCATCGCCCCGTACACCTATCTCTCCACCGGCCAGCCGTGGAAGACGACCGATGTGGTCCACGCGGCCCTGACGCTCTTCACCAACGGGCCGACCGGCATGACGGGCAACGACGACCTCGGCACCATGTCCGCCTGGATGGTGCTCTCCTCGATCGGCGTCTTCCCGGTCCAGCCGGGCACCGACACCTGGGGTCTGTCCACGCCCGCGTTCGAGCGCGTGGACATCACGCTCGACCGGAAGTACTACCCCCGCGGCCGGCTGACCGTCAGCGCCCCCGGCGCCTCGGACACCGACCGCTACATCCAGTCCGCCCGGCTCGACGGTGCGCCGCAGGCGCGCACCTACCTGACGACGGACGACATCCGCTCGTCGCGCTCGCTCTCCTTCACGGTGGGCGCCGAGCCGTCGGCCTGGGGCACCTCGCCCGAGGACGCCCCGCCCGCGCTGGGCTGA
- a CDS encoding CHASE3 domain-containing protein, whose translation MSDDTPDDTPIRRGRISRLSVQNWVHLILGGFVLVVCACLVVGGLVLARISDRTTELVDRIQPARSASFQLQNALLDQETGVRGYALTGDLSFLQPYDEGKRAERDRLARVRSAMGDVQPYARDLDRIATASAEWRRVHADPLIAAVRRDGPAGRSAVRTGESKAAFDTLRRLYGTQQAHLDTARDRARAQLNDARDTRDRVLIALVIVFVVCVVSLSLLLHRMVGRPLTTLADASLRVRAGAFRRRIQVGGPSDVRAMAAAVEDMRRRLVEELDAAQEREELLAQQTEELRRSNSELEQFAYVASHDLQEPLRKVASFCQLLEKRYGTELDARGKQYIDFAVDGAKRMQVLINDLLTFSRVGRVHDSWTSVDLDRALDRALANLALVVEESGTTIVREDPLPEVTGDPTTLAMIWQNLIGNAVKFRDPEEPCVITVGCVREDNSWHFTVTDNGIGIAPEFAEKVFVIFQRLHARDEYDGTGIGLALCRKIIEFHGGRIWLDPESRRGARIHFSLPAEAEAPAAPTDTAPPAEISGDAA comes from the coding sequence TGCTGGCCCGGATATCCGACCGGACCACCGAGCTGGTGGACCGTATCCAGCCCGCCCGCTCCGCCTCCTTCCAGCTGCAGAACGCGCTGCTCGACCAGGAGACGGGCGTCCGGGGCTACGCCCTGACCGGCGACCTCTCCTTCCTCCAACCCTACGACGAGGGCAAGCGCGCCGAGCGGGACCGGCTGGCCCGGGTGCGCTCGGCGATGGGCGACGTCCAGCCGTACGCCCGCGATCTCGACCGGATCGCCACCGCCTCCGCCGAGTGGCGCAGGGTCCACGCGGACCCGCTGATCGCCGCCGTCCGCCGCGACGGCCCGGCCGGCCGCTCCGCCGTCAGGACCGGCGAGAGCAAGGCCGCCTTCGACACCCTGCGGCGGCTGTACGGGACGCAGCAGGCCCATCTGGACACCGCCAGGGACCGGGCCCGCGCCCAGCTCAACGACGCACGCGACACACGCGACCGGGTCCTGATCGCCCTGGTGATCGTGTTCGTGGTGTGTGTGGTCTCCCTCAGTCTGCTGCTGCACCGGATGGTGGGACGGCCGCTCACCACCCTGGCCGACGCCTCGCTCCGGGTCCGGGCCGGCGCCTTCCGCCGCCGGATCCAGGTCGGCGGTCCGTCCGACGTACGGGCGATGGCCGCCGCGGTCGAGGACATGCGGCGCCGGCTGGTCGAGGAACTGGACGCGGCGCAGGAGCGGGAGGAGCTGCTCGCCCAGCAGACCGAGGAGCTGCGCCGGTCCAACTCGGAGCTGGAGCAGTTCGCCTATGTCGCCTCACACGACCTCCAGGAGCCGCTGCGCAAGGTGGCCTCGTTCTGCCAGCTGCTGGAGAAGCGGTACGGCACCGAGCTGGACGCGCGCGGCAAGCAGTACATCGACTTCGCGGTGGACGGCGCCAAGCGCATGCAGGTGCTGATCAACGACCTGCTCACGTTCTCCCGGGTCGGCCGGGTCCACGACAGCTGGACCTCCGTCGATCTGGACCGGGCGCTGGACCGGGCGCTGGCCAACCTGGCGCTGGTCGTCGAGGAGTCGGGCACCACGATCGTCCGTGAGGACCCGCTGCCCGAGGTGACCGGGGACCCGACGACGCTCGCGATGATCTGGCAGAACCTCATCGGCAACGCCGTGAAGTTCCGCGACCCGGAGGAGCCGTGCGTGATCACGGTCGGCTGCGTGCGGGAGGACAACAGCTGGCACTTCACCGTCACGGACAACGGCATCGGGATCGCGCCCGAGTTCGCGGAGAAGGTCTTCGTCATCTTCCAGCGGCTGCACGCCCGTGACGAGTACGACGGGACGGGGATCGGCCTCGCCCTGTGCCGCAAGATCATCGAGTTCCACGGCGGCCGGATCTGGCTGGATCCCGAATCCCGCCGGGGCGCCCGGATCCACTTCTCCCTGCCCGCCGAGGCCGAGGCCCCGGCGGCGCCCACCGACACCGCACCCCCCGCCGAGATCTCCGGAGACGCCGCGTGA
- a CDS encoding ATP-binding protein: MNEQAISRPDDSRRSCPPTEALHSAEVFDGEPGCISQARALADRFLGRLVSEWMAVLGTHTRNDLMLAVSELVTNADRYSHGPYLLELEGTAERISVTVYDSSSALPVFYSPDPGRLGGHGMEIVVALCDRLTAERVPVGKRIRAEFMLSS; encoded by the coding sequence ATGAACGAACAGGCCATCTCCCGGCCGGACGACTCCCGCAGGAGCTGTCCGCCCACGGAGGCACTGCACAGCGCCGAGGTGTTCGACGGCGAGCCGGGGTGCATCTCCCAGGCACGCGCCCTCGCCGACCGTTTCCTGGGCCGTCTGGTGTCCGAGTGGATGGCCGTGCTCGGCACCCATACGCGCAATGACCTGATGCTGGCCGTGAGCGAGCTGGTCACCAACGCCGACCGCTACAGCCACGGCCCGTATCTGCTGGAGCTGGAGGGCACGGCGGAGCGGATCAGCGTCACGGTGTACGACAGCAGCAGCGCGCTGCCCGTCTTCTACTCCCCCGACCCCGGTCGGCTCGGCGGCCACGGGATGGAGATCGTGGTGGCCCTGTGCGACCGCCTGACCGCCGAGCGGGTGCCGGTCGGCAAGCGCATCCGGGCCGAGTTCATGCTCAGCTCCTGA
- a CDS encoding STAS domain-containing protein produces the protein MRIVPRQERGALVLAVTGDLDIDNVGPLGAALESAAADGEGPVVVDLSDVSFADSTTVNVLLQGQALLGPRLRLAAPSPFMERLIGVLSLDSAVPVFPDVAEAIDPPLPT, from the coding sequence ATGAGAATCGTCCCACGGCAGGAGCGCGGAGCGCTGGTGCTCGCCGTGACAGGTGACCTCGACATCGACAACGTCGGCCCGCTCGGCGCCGCGCTCGAGAGCGCGGCGGCGGACGGCGAAGGACCCGTCGTCGTCGACCTGTCGGACGTGAGTTTCGCGGACTCGACGACGGTCAACGTGCTGCTCCAGGGCCAGGCCCTGCTGGGCCCCCGGCTGCGGCTCGCCGCACCGTCCCCCTTCATGGAGCGCCTCATCGGGGTGCTGAGTCTCGACAGCGCCGTCCCGGTCTTCCCGGACGTCGCCGAGGCGATCGACCCGCCGCTGCCCACCTGA